TGCCGAATTCGGCCGCTTCGTTCATGACAAGGCGCCCGCGGGCCTTTAGGCTGTCCGGTTGCAATTGATGCCAAAGGAAGGGCTCCGCAGTGAGGCGGCTGCGCGCTGCGCACGGATCGTTGAGGAAGTGACTTTCGGATTCGTAGCGCAGGAACCATTCGCGTGGCCATCCGTCACATAGGATCGCGCGATGCCATTCGCTGTCGTGCGGAACTGGCAGTCCTGTTATGAGAAAGCTGTTCAGGCCGTAGGTTTCGAGAACAACGCGGAATACCTGGAGAACCCTGTCAGACGAGCGCGCGGAATCGATGTCCGAAATCGTCGCGAGAAGCTCCAAGACGGCCGCGTTGTTCATCGATAGACCTCATCGGGTCCTGCAATGTCGGCTTCAACTTAAGGGCGAGTAGTAAGCCGATTCAACGCCTAGGGCGTCGAATGTCTATCAAAGGAGTCAGAGTCGACTCCCTATTTGCAATTTGTCCTCTTTTGCGACGGCGCGTCTTGACTAGGCACGTTCATCGCTGGTCTGGCGTTTCGCTGAACGGCGCTCGCGACTGTCCGGACCGTTCGCCGTTATCAGTTCCTGTGGTTCGACGCCCAATGCGTCAGCGAGAATCTCCAGCGTGTCCAAGGTGGCGTTGCGCCGCCCCGCTTCCACGCTGCTGATATAGGCCCGCGTGCGCCCCGAGGCGAAAGACAACTGTTCCTGCGAGAGCTTTCTTTCCCTGCGGAGCCGCTGCACGTTCAGGCCAAACACAGCGCGGAGTTTCATCCCGCAAAAGTGCAAAGACGCGCACTATGGTGCGACACACTCTAGTGAACATTCGGCATTGACAGGGGCACCATCGCCTGTTTGAAACGGCTGGCGATCGAACGACGCTGCACAGAGGAAAAGCGATGCCTGGCCAGCTACTTGGCAAGCTTGCAGGAGAAGCGTCGCAAGCTCTTGAAGGTCGACCAACGCCGGGGAGCCATCAGCCCGACGGGCGCGTGGTGGCTGGTGCGTCCAACATTGTCGGGTTCACCTGCATCCGATGTGGCGCTGCCTATCCAGCTACCATCGAGATCGACTCCAGAGGCTGTCCGGTTTGCCATGAAACCGCTCCAGCCAATCTCAAGCCAGTCTATGTGAGGCCCGCCGACCTTGGGACAAGCGCAGCCAATGCGCCGCGATCCTTGTGGCGGTACGCCTATGCCCTGCCATGCGCGGTCGCGGATTCCGTCTCGCTTGGGGAAGGTCAGACGCCCTTGATTGACGCGACCCGGCTCGGCGATATGTTGGGTGTTCCGAACCTCGCCATCAAGGACGAGGGCCGAAACCCGACCTGGTCGCACAAAGACCGATTCTCGACTGTGGCGGTGTCGGTCGCGCGGGCACAGGGCGCAACCGTGGTGGCAACGGCCTCGTCCGGCAATGCCGGAGCGTCACTCGCCGCCTACGCCGCACGCGCTGGGCTGCACTGTGTCGTTACGACCTTTGCCGGGACGGCCGGTGCGATGCTGGCGCAGATCAGAAAATACGGCGCAACAGTTCTGCCGCTCGTCAACAAGAGGGATCGCTGGACCTTGCTTGCCGAAGCAGCGTCACGTCATGGCTGGTTCGTCGCATCGCCCTATCGCGCTCCTGTCGTCGGAAGCCACGCCCTTGGCATCGAGGGTTACAAGACCATCGCCTATGAAATCGTCGAGCAGTCGGGTGGCGTCGCCCCCGACTGGTGTGCGCTGCCTGTCTGCTACGGTGATGCACTGTCCGGCGTCTGGGCGGGCTTCCAGGAGCTGTTTACGCAGGGCGCAATCCCGCGACTGCCCAGGATGGTGGCAGCGGAGGTGCACGGATCTCTGGCTCGTGCGCTTGTCGCCGGTAGTGACAGGCTCGAAGAACGCAGCATGGCCTTTGAAAGCCTTGCCGTCTCGATCGGGGCGCCAGGCAGCACCTATCAGGCGCTGAAGGCACTGCGCGAGTCTTCCGGTCGCGCCGTTCCGGTAGACAATGTTGGGCTGGTTGCGATGCAGGAGCGCTTGGCGCGCAGCGAGGGGATCTTCGCCGAACTGGCGTCGGTCACGCCACTTCTTGCGATTGCAGGATTGCGCAGAGAGAGCGTTATTGCCCCCGAAGATCGAGTGGTGGCGGTCATTACCGCGAGCGGATTGAAGGATCTCGATCGATCGGTCGCCCAGCCCACGGATAACCCGATCTTTCAGTCGGCGGACGAAGCCTGGGAATGGCTTGGACGCAAAGACGGTAGGCTGATGGCTGAGCAGGCAGAGACAGTGCCCGGCCATCAGCGAGAAAGTCCTTCATCTGTGGATTGAGCAAGGAGGACCTGGTTGAGGCTGCGTCTCGCCCAAGGGAACCACGTCCAATCCGCCTCGGACGCGGGCTCGACGGCCCTGAGCAGTCTGGGTTCGGACGGCGGCTTGCATGGCCAGCCAGGCAAGGAGGCAAGCCAGGCATCATCATAGACCGTTTCAGTGTAACGGTGACCCTCGTCCGGCATGATGATCGCGACACGGGCGCCGGGTCGGCTGCTTGCGGCCCAACTGCCGACAAGGGCGGCAGCGGCGCTGGTTGGGCCTTGAAAGATGCCGTGCGCTCGCAGCAGGCGATGAGCCTCACAAAAGGCCGGATATGCGCCGACCCAGTGGATTTCGTCGACGAGGTCGTGGCGGAGATTGCCGGGGATCAGGCTGTTGCCGAGACCGCGCAATAGCCGCTTGCCGGCGGGCTGTCCGAACAGAATGCTGCGGTGGGTATCGACGGCTATAATGACGAGATGCGGAAAGACCGTGCGCAGAAACGTCCCCGTGCCGCACAGCGAACCACCGCTCCCGACGCAGCCGACGAGACAATCGATCTTGCCGAACGTCTGGACCAGAAGTTCGGCCAGCCGCGCATAGGCGAGCGCGTTTGCTGGATTGTCATATTGGCGTGGCCAGAAACAATCCGGTTCTTCGCGCCGAATACGCTCAAGCCGCTGCAGACGCCGAAGCTGATCGCCATTGCCGTCAGGATCTTCGGTAATGATCATCGTTGCGCCGATCCCTTCCAGGCGCGCCCGATACTTCGCGTCGATGAGGGTTGAAGCAGTGACCAGGGTGAGCCGGTATCCCCGGGCAGCCGCCAGCAGCGCGAGAGCCATGCCGAATGTGCCAGACGTCGTCTCGACGATCCGCGCTCCGGTCTGGAGCGCGCCGTCGGCTGCAGCACGATCCAGAATGTATCGCGCGGGCATGAGCTTCATCAGCGGGAAGGCTGCCGCGACCAGATTGGGAGACAGCACGGCCATGCGAGGGGTCTCGAGCGCGCGGAAATAGTCGGCTTCCAGATCTACCATCTTGCGCCGTCTTCGTTGATCTGGTGAATCTCGACGTCGCAAAAGCCGGACCGCTGTGCTGACGCCGCCGCGCGGCCTGCGCGATGCCGCAAATCCTTGCCGGCGCGGTCGAAGAGGATGCCGAGCAATGAGCCGCTATGCGCCACCTGGACGCCGCAGGCGCCGGCATCCTCGGCGATCTCGATGACCCGGTCGAAGTGCCGCTTTGGAAGGTGCCGCTGACTGATCCGCGCGCTGACGGTCGCCGCGCGCCCAAGGCAGTCCGGATCCTGATAGCGGACGGCTCTGGAAATCAGCGCGCGTAGGACACGGAATTGTTGGATCTCCGTACTGTCGTAACGTGCCGGCGGCAGCTTGAGCGTATCGATCGGCCGGCCGCCGCTTGCCTTGAAGCCGACGAGAAGCAGTGGCGGCAACGAGCCGCCGAAATGCTCCAAGACGACGCCCTCCCGCTGGGCGAAGAGGACGGCGTTTTCATCGAAGGCAATGGCGTCGCTGGCCTGTTCGGCAGCGACCGCGAGTTGGCCGATGCGGGAGGGCCGCAGTTTGGCGTTGTGGGCCGCCGCGACAGCGCGAATGGCGGCGACGACATCGGCGGTCGACGAACCGTATCCATGTCCGACCGGAATGCCGCTCTCGATGCGAAGGACACCTCCTTCGGCGATGTCGAGACGGTCGAGTGTCAGGCGGGCAGCCAGCCCCGCCTTGGTCTTATCATCCGGATGCGCGGTAATGGTGCTTGTACCCGTGAGCGTAAATGTCGCCTTCGATGTCAGCCTTGCGAGCGGGAGGGTGACCAGGCCACGATGGAGTTGCCCGTTCCGGTCCTCGAAGACCCCTTGCAGCAGTTCTCCATGATGACCGATTGCCGTCCCGACACCGCTCTGCAGCGACGGTTCATCAACACGCAACGATCTGCCGACTCCAGCCACGATCCAATCCCAGCGATCCAGGTCTGGGGCAATAGTGGCGTCAGCAACGCCGATCCGCCGTCCTCATATTCCGGGATTGACCCAAGTATCCGATGTCTCGGTCGGCATGTCGTGGCTCCCTCGTCTGGTTCTCTGACCGAGCTGTTACAGCGGGCTGTGGAGTTGCCGCCGGGCTGCGTGTCCGCTCGGCAGTGCCTGGCCGAACCGGTGGCCACGTCGGTATCCTTCGTGGGACTTTAGGACATGGAGCGCGGGTGAAATCGGCCCGGCGGATGATCATGTCGCTCTCGCCAATCTGGATGCCAAGACCGCAATTGCCTTTGGAGGGCCGCCGGATGATGGCGACCGAAGGGAGGGGAGGCTCGAGGATTGGGGTGCGCTTCTTCGAAGCATGCACAGAACGAAGTCGTGACGTCGGACGAAATTGTCGGCCCTTGGTCCGGCGATCGGTGCTGCTGACTAGGCCTGGTACGGGTCAGGGGTCATTCGTCTCCTGCGAGACCGTCATATGCCTCGAGCAGGGCATCGACGATCGCTTGACCAAGCGCCCGAGCAGTTTCGCCGATCTGAGCTTCGTCTCCGTTACGGGCGGCGGTGGCTAGGTCCGAACCCTGATCAGCTAGGATCGCATTGACCCGATCAATCGCCCATCGCGCGAAATCATCTCGGCCGTCGACAATCCTGGGTTCCATGAAAACATGCTCCCGCGTTTGCGATTCCTTTGATCGATCTCGGGCGCGCGGTAGGTATTGCGTCGCGCAAACATGCTCTCAGACCCTGCTGAACAGGCCGTTGCGTTTCACCCGATCGAGAAGACCTTCAACGTGAGGCAGCCATCGAGTCGCGCCACGTATCCGCTTTTCCAGCCTTTCCAACTGGCCCGACGTTCGAACCAGATTCATGCGGTCCACGGATCGAATAGTTCGTTTGCCAAGCCTTCGAAGTCCTTCGTGTTCCGCGTTGCCAGGGTGAGATTGTGTACGATCGCGGTGGCAGCGATCAATCCGTCCATCGACGACAGGCCGCGGCCGCTTCGCTTGGCGAGGCCCATCAGATCACCCCAGGCAAGCGCAACATGTTCATCGACTGGAAGAACGCGATGTTCGAAGCGTTGGGGCAAATCGTCTGCGTGCCATGCGGCCAGAGCCTCGCGTTTCCGACCAGGGTCCATGAGGGCGACGCCGCGGTGAATCTCGGCGATCGATACGACGCTTATGAACGAGCGATCCTCATCTAGTCTGTCCAGCCATTCCAGAACACTCGTATCCGGCGCCGGCCGCGTCACGTTGGACAGGACGTTGGTGTCGAGCAGGAGCCTCACCGGGGCAGATCGTGCGGTTCGTCTCGGAGCCGACCAAGATCCAACTCGGCGCCGCGCAGCGGCGATTCCAGCAGAAACTCCGCCAGAGTGCCTTTACGCGCCGTCTTACGCTGCCATTCCTCGGCCGATACGACGACGACGCTCGGCTTGCCGTTGCGCGTGATCGTCTGCGGCGCCGATTGCGCGCGTTCGATGACCTCCGAAAGGCGTGCCTTTGCGCGAGCGACGGTCCAACTCGGGTCGTCTCTGGATGCTGACAGCACGCTGGCCTCCAAGCCCATGTTGACTAACGTGCTATAGGGGCGAGCTGGCCGATTCAACAGGGCAAAGGGTGGGTGCTTTCAGGACTCTGGGCCTTGGAGAGGTAGACCCGGAATCGGTCGCGCCCGCGCTTATGTCCGCGCGTCATCTCTGCCGAGGCGTGACAGGCTGCTTCTGGACCCAGGCGGCAAACGCCGTGCTTGACAAGGCGCGCAACCTCCTGGTCACTCAGCCATTCGCCTTGCTCCTGCGGTTAGGGGGGCGAAACAACTTCCCATGCATGATCTGGCTAAGTCTCAGCCTGATCTCAAGCGCGACGACAGGGCAGGCGGTATCAGAGGAACCACTGCCGACCCCACTTCCCGCTAGCTGGTTTTGCCGCGCAGCGACAATGGCCTTTTCCGCAAACTCGAGCCCGCCATCGAAGGCCATCACCTTGCGAAGCCGCACCGGTGAGGGCTGGGAATAGCACGGAAGATGCGGATGGTGTCGCGACCGTGCGCGACGCTTCCTTTGGTGCACCCGGGCGCAGTCCGAATGTCGACTGGTTGACGTCATAGCTCCTGGATGCATCGACAAGCGCGAAACGAAGCGGCTTCCGATTGGCCTGATCTGGCAAAAGGCCGGCTGCGCCTCGATCGCCTATGACGCAACAGCGTCGTCCAAACTTTCATCCCCTGGCGGCCGGGCCGCCATTCCTCGCGAAGCAAGAAAGTTCCGTCTCAGCTGTCCAGCCCTTCGGGTGCGCCGTCGCTCGCCTTCCACCGGACGATGGCCATCGAAGCCGCATGGTGCGGCTCGAGAGCACCAAGGAGAAATGACATGGCAACCATCGGCATCTTTCGGAAGTCGGGCGAAGAATTCACCGGTGAAATCGTCACCCTGACGGTCCACGCCAAGAACGTCCGCATCACCCCTGAAACCCGCTCCACCGGCGACAACGCGCCGAGCCACCGGGTCTTCGTCGGGAAGGCGGAAATTGGCGCCGCCTGGGCAAAGCGCTCCAACGAGGGCCGCGACTATCTCGGCCTGAAACTCGACGATCCGAGCTTTACCGCTCCGCTCTTCGCCAATCTCCTCGATGACGAGAAGGGCGACGGCTACAGCCTCATCTGGTCCCGCCCCAGCCGCCGAAGCGGGGAGTAACGACCCAACCCGCTCTCGCCCGACCCCGTCGGGCGAGAGCCATCGACCGGACCTAGGTTCGATCGGATCGCCGAGCCAGGCGCACGCCGACACCGCCACCGTTTTCCGCGATGAACTCTATCCCGGCGGTCTCCAGCGACCGAATTAGCGCTTGCAGTGTTGTGGCGCGGGGAACCGTCTGTCCGCTTTCGATTCGCGCCAAAGTTCGAATCGTAACACCTGACGCAGCTGCCAAGTCGTCGCGGGTCCAATTGATAAGCGCACGGGCCGCTCGCAGCTGTTCGGGCATAATGTCCCTTTTCATGACATTTCTTCTTGATAAAGTCACAAAAAGTGACATAAGATCGTCAATGCAAATTCGGCTGCACAAAATGGCTTCAACATCCTGTGCAGCCTGACCACGTCTAAGCTGT
The Mesorhizobium australicum genome window above contains:
- a CDS encoding type II toxin-antitoxin system VapC family toxin encodes the protein MRLLLDTNVLSNVTRPAPDTSVLEWLDRLDEDRSFISVVSIAEIHRGVALMDPGRKREALAAWHADDLPQRFEHRVLPVDEHVALAWGDLMGLAKRSGRGLSSMDGLIAATAIVHNLTLATRNTKDFEGLANELFDPWTA
- a CDS encoding helix-turn-helix transcriptional regulator, whose product is MSLFVTLSRRNVMKRDIMPEQLRAARALINWTRDDLAAASGVTIRTLARIESGQTVPRATTLQALIRSLETAGIEFIAENGGGVGVRLARRSDRT
- a CDS encoding type II toxin-antitoxin system Phd/YefM family antitoxin yields the protein MGLEASVLSASRDDPSWTVARAKARLSEVIERAQSAPQTITRNGKPSVVVVSAEEWQRKTARKGTLAEFLLESPLRGAELDLGRLRDEPHDLPR
- a CDS encoding threonine synthase — protein: MPGQLLGKLAGEASQALEGRPTPGSHQPDGRVVAGASNIVGFTCIRCGAAYPATIEIDSRGCPVCHETAPANLKPVYVRPADLGTSAANAPRSLWRYAYALPCAVADSVSLGEGQTPLIDATRLGDMLGVPNLAIKDEGRNPTWSHKDRFSTVAVSVARAQGATVVATASSGNAGASLAAYAARAGLHCVVTTFAGTAGAMLAQIRKYGATVLPLVNKRDRWTLLAEAASRHGWFVASPYRAPVVGSHALGIEGYKTIAYEIVEQSGGVAPDWCALPVCYGDALSGVWAGFQELFTQGAIPRLPRMVAAEVHGSLARALVAGSDRLEERSMAFESLAVSIGAPGSTYQALKALRESSGRAVPVDNVGLVAMQERLARSEGIFAELASVTPLLAIAGLRRESVIAPEDRVVAVITASGLKDLDRSVAQPTDNPIFQSADEAWEWLGRKDGRLMAEQAETVPGHQRESPSSVD
- a CDS encoding PLP-dependent cysteine synthase family protein — translated: MVDLEADYFRALETPRMAVLSPNLVAAAFPLMKLMPARYILDRAAADGALQTGARIVETTSGTFGMALALLAAARGYRLTLVTASTLIDAKYRARLEGIGATMIITEDPDGNGDQLRRLQRLERIRREEPDCFWPRQYDNPANALAYARLAELLVQTFGKIDCLVGCVGSGGSLCGTGTFLRTVFPHLVIIAVDTHRSILFGQPAGKRLLRGLGNSLIPGNLRHDLVDEIHWVGAYPAFCEAHRLLRAHGIFQGPTSAAAALVGSWAASSRPGARVAIIMPDEGHRYTETVYDDAWLASLPGWPCKPPSEPRLLRAVEPASEADWTWFPWARRSLNQVLLAQSTDEGLSR
- a CDS encoding kinase, whose protein sequence is MAGVGRSLRVDEPSLQSGVGTAIGHHGELLQGVFEDRNGQLHRGLVTLPLARLTSKATFTLTGTSTITAHPDDKTKAGLAARLTLDRLDIAEGGVLRIESGIPVGHGYGSSTADVVAAIRAVAAAHNAKLRPSRIGQLAVAAEQASDAIAFDENAVLFAQREGVVLEHFGGSLPPLLLVGFKASGGRPIDTLKLPPARYDSTEIQQFRVLRALISRAVRYQDPDCLGRAATVSARISQRHLPKRHFDRVIEIAEDAGACGVQVAHSGSLLGILFDRAGKDLRHRAGRAAASAQRSGFCDVEIHQINEDGARW
- a CDS encoding DUF736 domain-containing protein; amino-acid sequence: MATIGIFRKSGEEFTGEIVTLTVHAKNVRITPETRSTGDNAPSHRVFVGKAEIGAAWAKRSNEGRDYLGLKLDDPSFTAPLFANLLDDEKGDGYSLIWSRPSRRSGE
- a CDS encoding helix-turn-helix domain-containing protein, which produces MKLRAVFGLNVQRLRRERKLSQEQLSFASGRTRAYISSVEAGRRNATLDTLEILADALGVEPQELITANGPDSRERRSAKRQTSDERA